The nucleotide sequence TGCAGGGATTGAGAACACCATAAATCCTAAGGCGAAAAGTCCAAGCAAGAATGCTCCGGTGCTTTCTTTTATTCCTAGTTCAAACTTTGCGTAGCTTGTGAAAAATGTTTCTAGGGAATTAAATGCTATGAACCACAAGAATATTGCCAGCAAGATGAATAGAAGGCTCTTTTCTTGGCTTGCAAAAACGTCTTTGAGATTCTCCTTCAGCTCCCCAAAGCTTTCGTGACTCGTTTTCTTGAGCAGTTCCCATAAGCTGACCTTTTCCTTTGATGGCTTTCTGTATTCTTCCGGTTCTTTTATAAAGATGACAACCAGCAAATTGGCAATCAACATCATTGCGGCTCCAACATAGAAAGGTAGGGCATAGTTGATATCATAGAGAGCTTTTCCTCCAAAATACGCGAAGAGTGCACCTAATCCACCCATAAAGTTTATTATTCCATTTGCTTGGCTTCTGAATCTAGATGGGGTTATATCTGGCATTAGAGCAATTACTGGAGATCTAAAGACTGCCATGAAGAAGTTCATCAAGATGATAGTTCCCATCATTAGGGCTAAGTTTTTGTGTGCCCTTGCAACTGGTATCAAAGCAAAGAATATTGCTGCAGATGGTGCCCCTATTAGAATATAAGGCATTCTCCTTCCCCATCTTGTTCTTGTTTTATCACTTAGTGCTCCAAGGTAGGGAAGCATAACAATTGCAAAGACATTGTCTATAACCATTACAATACCAATTATAAATGAGCTCAGTGCAAAGTCTTTCAGAAATATTGGCACATAAGCGTTGTACAATGCCCAGATAATGCTTATTCCGAAGAATCCAAATCCCAAAAGGAATATCCTTTTATAGCTGAACTTTTCGTTCATTATTGTACACCTCCTGCATTTGATGCATATTTTTGTCTAAGTGACAAGACATTTTTAAATTTTGAGCATATGTATTTGGAGTTGTGATGAAAATGTCCAGAGCTCTAGTCCTTGGTCACAGTGGCTTTAGGGAGTTATATCCAGAAAACACTATAATAGCGTTTGAAAAAGCAATTAAAGCTGGAGCCGATGGAATTGAGTTTGATGTTTGGCTCACAAAAGATGGAAAGCTTGTTACACTTCATGACGGCAAATTTAGGACAAATGATGAAGTTTACTGCATTAAGGAGTTGAGCTTAGAGAGCCTTAGAAATCTCCACCCTTATGGCAAATTTATCCCAACTGTTGATGAACTTTTTGAAAGGTTTCCCAACTCAATTTTTAATATTGACGTGAAGGATAAAGAAGCTGTAAAGCCTCTTTTAAAACTTGTTGAGAAGTTTGACAGCTTTGATAGGGCGATATTTTCATCTCCAAGCCCCGAGACACTTAAATTTATTAGAGAACATTCTAAAGAAGCTATGCTTGGATTTTCTATAGTCACGGAAGCTGGAATAGCCAAAGCAGCGTTGCTTAAAAGAAACTTGAACTTGTATTCCCTCCACGTGCCGTTAGATGGTATTAGCTATGTGGGATTCCCTATGTTTGTTGCTCTGTTAAAGTGGGCAAGAGGGTTGGGAGTTAAGGTCTTTATGTGGAACTATGAAATGGATGAGCTTTTCTGGTTGCCTAGATTGAAGGGATTATATGACGGAATTATTGCAGATAACGTTGTAAAAGTACTAAATCTCTTAGAATTAGGCGTTCTTTAGGCAAAATGTTTTTAAACTGTAGAAGGTGTTTCTTTTGAGGCGATGGACATGCCAAGCTGGGAAGAGAACAG is from Thermococcus paralvinellae and encodes:
- a CDS encoding SLC45 family MFS transporter encodes the protein MNEKFSYKRIFLLGFGFFGISIIWALYNAYVPIFLKDFALSSFIIGIVMVIDNVFAIVMLPYLGALSDKTRTRWGRRMPYILIGAPSAAIFFALIPVARAHKNLALMMGTIILMNFFMAVFRSPVIALMPDITPSRFRSQANGIINFMGGLGALFAYFGGKALYDINYALPFYVGAAMMLIANLLVVIFIKEPEEYRKPSKEKVSLWELLKKTSHESFGELKENLKDVFASQEKSLLFILLAIFLWFIAFNSLETFFTSYAKFELGIKESTGAFLLGLFALGFMVFSIPAGFIGGKIGRKRTITLGLFVIIVVMLIALYLGTQAASGKIAVNLVVKAFAGLFLLGGFGWGMVNVNSLPMVVDMTTEEKVGGYTGLYYFFSMAANIFAPPLSGIAIDHFGYQSLLIFATIFFVLALIAVQFVRRGDIVGQTPQDIYELIPDMD
- a CDS encoding glycerophosphodiester phosphodiesterase family protein, with the protein product MKMSRALVLGHSGFRELYPENTIIAFEKAIKAGADGIEFDVWLTKDGKLVTLHDGKFRTNDEVYCIKELSLESLRNLHPYGKFIPTVDELFERFPNSIFNIDVKDKEAVKPLLKLVEKFDSFDRAIFSSPSPETLKFIREHSKEAMLGFSIVTEAGIAKAALLKRNLNLYSLHVPLDGISYVGFPMFVALLKWARGLGVKVFMWNYEMDELFWLPRLKGLYDGIIADNVVKVLNLLELGVL